A portion of the Tenacibaculum todarodis genome contains these proteins:
- a CDS encoding formimidoylglutamase, with translation MKHLHFYTRTAIDSLIAKRDGETKFGECVQALNSTNNLSEELKNSSVKFVLFGVPEDIGVRMNGGNGGAQNAWKAALKSVCNIQENNYNKGNDLLILGHLDFSSELKNIALTDINFKEKGDQLVRLIDKELSALIKLIVGAGKIPIIIGGGHNNSYGNIKGSFEAFEEKINVINLDAHTDFRKLEERHSGNGFSYAYNNSFLDKYYMFGIHENYTPKTIFDTIDANPDLQYNTFEELEVYNTKDFTIELKKALDFVSNTNFGIEIDLDAIESFPSSAMTPSGFSTKQARQFTSFFGQHKNVCYLHICEASPDVVNDKTPANQVGKFISYLISDFMKAKN, from the coding sequence ATGAAACATTTACACTTTTACACAAGAACAGCTATTGATTCGTTAATTGCAAAACGAGATGGAGAAACCAAATTTGGCGAATGTGTTCAGGCTTTAAATTCAACTAATAATCTATCCGAAGAACTTAAAAATTCATCTGTAAAATTTGTACTATTTGGAGTACCAGAAGATATTGGCGTTAGAATGAATGGTGGAAATGGTGGCGCACAAAACGCATGGAAAGCTGCATTAAAATCTGTTTGTAATATTCAAGAAAACAACTACAATAAAGGTAATGACTTATTGATTTTAGGTCATTTAGATTTCTCTTCAGAATTAAAAAACATAGCATTAACTGATATTAATTTTAAAGAAAAAGGCGATCAATTAGTTCGTTTAATTGACAAAGAATTATCTGCATTAATTAAATTAATTGTTGGTGCTGGTAAAATTCCAATCATTATTGGTGGCGGACACAACAACAGCTACGGAAATATAAAAGGTAGTTTTGAAGCTTTTGAAGAAAAAATAAATGTAATCAATCTAGATGCTCATACAGATTTTAGAAAGCTCGAAGAACGCCATAGCGGAAACGGATTTAGTTACGCATACAATAATAGTTTTCTTGATAAATATTACATGTTTGGGATACATGAAAATTATACTCCAAAAACTATTTTTGATACTATAGATGCAAATCCAGATTTGCAATACAACACTTTTGAAGAACTAGAAGTTTACAATACCAAAGATTTTACAATTGAATTAAAAAAGGCTCTTGATTTTGTTTCAAATACAAACTTCGGAATTGAAATTGACCTCGACGCAATTGAGTCTTTTCCAAGTAGCGCAATGACTCCAAGTGGATTTTCAACAAAGCAAGCAAGACAGTTTACATCCTTTTTTGGGCAACATAAAAACGTTTGTTATTTACATATTTGTGAAGCTTCTCCAGATGTTGTAAATGATAAAACTCCTGCCAATCAAGTTGGTAAGTTTATTAGTTATTTAATTTCTGATTTTATGAAGGCGAAAAATTAA